GAACTTCTTCAGCACGTCGGCCTTCTGCTTCAGCACTTCCTTGGATTCGGCCTTCAGGTCGAACTTGTCGAAGTCGAAGTAGACTTTGGCGTCGGTGATGATCTGCTGGGCCCGGGCAAGGGCTTCCAGCTGAGCACGACGGGCCGAATCGTCTTCGGCGGCCATGGGGGCGCCGGCGGATTCGGGGGTGGCGGCGACCTGCTTCTTGGCGCAGCCAAAGCCGGTGGCGAGGACAAGGGCCAGAGTCAGGACAAGCCCAAAGCGCTTTGCGGTGTTCATGTGATTCCTCCTAGACAGCTCTTCGCTCCAATAGAATTATGCAGAGAACGGTTCCTTTCCTTTATCCCTTTCCGTCGGCTTCGGCCGCAACCCTAACACCCCCGGAATGGGACAGCAGTAATGGTATCTCTACGCCGTTTTTTGTCAAGATGGGGGATTGCGGTATCTCCACTTTCCCCCACGATTTTTTCAGTTTCTACCGCCCTGGAGGGAGGGTGTGCCCCCTTCCTGACGTTCCACGATGGCGTGTGCGGTCGGAACGCGTGAAACTTGTCCCCCTGACGGCGGATTTTCCACGCGGGCGGGATCGCCCCTCTTCGCCCCTTTCGCCACCGCCTCCGTGTCCTGCGACCTAGTCGGGAATCATGCCCCAGTCCGGGAACGAGGCGTCACCGGCGCCCGTGGGCACCCGCTTGGCGTCGCCGCCGTGCCGGGTGATCAGGTAGATCTGCTTGGCGCCGCTGCGGGTGGAGGTGAACGCCAGAAAGTAGCTGTCGGGCGCAAAGGACGGGGTTTCGTCGGTGCCGGGGCCGAAGGTTACCTGCCGCTCCGACTGCGTGACCATGTCGTACACGAAGATGCGGTGGCCAAAGTCGGTCATGCGGGCAAAGGCGATCAGCGTGCCGTCGGGGCTGATGGACGGGGCCGTGTTGTAGTTGCCGCTGCGGCTGATGCGCGTCACCTGGCCGGTGGTCAGGTCCTTCAGGAATATCTGCGGACCGCCCAGGCGGCTGGAGCAGAAGGCCATCTTGGTGCCGGTGGCGTCGAACGAGGGCGAAACGTCGATGGAGGCGCTGTCCTCAAGCGCGCGTTCCTTCTGGAACACGTGGCTCAGCAGGAAGATGCCGGGGTTCTTGCCGGTGGAAAGGCTGACCGCCACCTTGTTGTCGGGCATGAAGGTGGGGCCGATGACGGTGTTGCCCGGAAACTTGATGCGCTGGGTCTGGCGGGTCAGGCGGTCCCACACGCCAAGGGCGTGGGTGCGGTCGTCCATGTGGCTGAACACGATGAACCGCGCGTCGGGCGACCACGACGGGGACATGGCCTCGCCGGGCAGGTTGGTGATCTGGCGCAGGTCGCGGCCGGTGGGCTTGCTGAGCCACACGTCCTTCTTGTTCTTGCCGCCCGATTTCACGAAGGCAAGGGTGGACTTGAAGAACTCGCCCCGGCCCGTCAGGGCCTTCATGAGGTCGGAGCAGAAGCGGTCGGCCACGTCGGGCAGCTGGGTTTCCTGGATGTCGTAGTAGCCTTTGCCGAACACCAGCTTGCCGGAATACGCCTCGTACACGCGCAGTTCGACGAAGGGCTTGCCGGGGGCGTCGCCCTGGGGCCAGCCCGCGGTGACCACAAGGTCGGTGCCCGCGATCTGGAAGCGCTTGAAGTCGATGTCCGGAGCCTTGTAGCTTTGCAGCACCGAACCGCCCAGGATGGCCTTGGGGTCGGTCAGGCGCAGGAACGGCAGAAAGCTCAGGTTCTCGCGGATGATTTCGTTCAGCTTCACGCCCTGCCCGGTCACCGGGGTGCCGGGGGTGGGGCCCAGCGGATCGGCAAGGGCAAGGTTCAGGCTGCCCTGGCCGGGGCCGTAGATGTCGATCTGCACGGGGCCGGCCGCAAGGGCCGGGGCCGCCAGCGCGCAGCACGCGATGAGGCACACTGCCGCCATAAGGCGGTGGATGGCATGATGCTGTCTCATCTTTTTCCGATCATTTCCTGAAGGTTGAAGGTGAGCAGAAGGTCCTGGTATTCCGGGCCGGGCGGCGGCGGCAGCATGCCGACCTTGCCCAGCGCCTTCAGGGCCGACGCGTCGAAGTCGGCCTGGCCCGAGGACTGCTCCACGTTGAAGTCCCATATCTGTCCATTGGGGGTCACCCTCGCCCGCACCCGCACCGTGAGGGGCTGGGGGGAGGTGAGGGCGGGAAACTCCCAGTGGTCCCGTACCATCATCATGACCTGTTGCGCGTACGCGGGGCCCGGCGCGGAGGCGCTGGCGCCCGCCGGTTCGGCCCCTGCCGCGCGGGCGGGGGACAGCAGCAGGACACATGCAACAATGAACAAGGCAATCAGCGCGACCGGTGATGCGTACCGTGATGCAAAAGGACATGCCGCAGGGCACGCGATGGCCGACAGCGCGATAGGGCACGCCGCAGGGGCATGGTCCGGCATCGCGCGGGGGGGCTGCTCATCGCCTGCCCATCATTTCCTGAAGGTTGAAGACGAGCACCAGGTCCTGGAATTCCGCGCTGGGCGGCGGCGGCAGTATGCCGGTCTTGCCCAGCGCCTTCAGGGTCGACGAGTCGAAGTCGGCCCGGCCCGAGGACTGTTCCACGCTGAAATCCTGTATCTGGCCGTTGGGGGCAACCTTCACCCGCACCCGCACCATGAGGTTCTCGCGGTTGGCAAGGGCGGGGAATTCCCAGTGGCTGCGCACGATCTGCATGACCTGCATGGTGTACACCCCGGCAATGCCGACGCCGCCGGAGCCTTCGCCCCCGCTGCCGTCACCGCCGCCCGCCGCGCCGCCGCCTCCTCCGCCCTTGACGGTGGCCTGCAGGGCGGACAGGGCGTTGGCCACGTCCTTGGCGCCAGCAGCGCCCGAGGTGACGCCCGCGCGGGTCTTGCCCTGTTCCGGCGCGCCGCCGGTCTTGGTCTGCACGTCGGCCAGGGCCTGCTTCAGCACGTCCTTCGGATCAGGGGCCTTCGGCGCGGGCTTGTCGTCCTTCGCGGGGGCCGCAGGCTTGGCCGGGGCAGCCGCCGTGGCGTTCTTGGAGACGTCCTTGAGCGGTTCAGGCTTGGTCTGCTTCTCGTCCTTCTTTTCGCTGATGGCCTTGGCGTCGGGCTTGGGCTCGGGCTTGGGCTCGGGTTTCGGTTCCGGCTTGGGTTCCGGTTTCGGCTCGGGCTTGGGCTCCGGCTTCGGTTCCGGCTTGGGCTCTGCCTTGGGCGCGGGTTTTTCCTGCACCTCGGGTGTGGCCACGGGCGCGGCCTTGGGCGACGACGCCGTGGGCGCGGGTGCCGGGGCGGCCTGCGGTTGCGCGGGGCCGGGCGCCGGGGCGGGCGGGGCCTTGGGTCCGCCGGGCGCGCCCAGGCTTACCAGGTCCACCTGCACCACGGGCATGTCCAGACGCACCGGCGGCGACGAGGGCCAGAAAAAGACCAGCAGCACGATGGCGCAGTGCAGGCTGAGCGACAGCAGAAAACTGGAGTAGCGCATGTCGTCCCCGGCCTACCGCGCGGCCTTGCCGCGAAGGATGTGGAACCGGACCGTGCCGTCCCTTCGTGATGACGGGCTCATTTCTTCTTCGGGTCCTCGCGTTCCGCCACGACGCCGAGCTTTTCGATGCCCGCCGCCTTGATGTGCCCCATCACGTCCACCACCACGCCGTAGGGCACGGCCTTGTCGGCCTGGAGAAAGAGCAGCTTGTTCTTCTCCTTGACCAGCCGTTGCAGGTAGCCTTCCAGTTCCTCGATGGTCACCTTGTACTCGTCGAGGTACATCACCCCGTCCTTGCGCACGGTAAGCAGCAGGTGGTCGCTGTCCGCGGGCAGCACCTGCACGGTGCGCGTCTGGGGCAGATCCACCTCGAGGCCTTCGGTCATCATGGGGGCCGTGACCATGAAGATGATGAGCAGCACCAGCATCACGTCCACGAAGGGTGTGACGTTGATTTCGGCGACGAAGCCGCCCTTGTTGCCGACGGAAGCGCCCATGGGCTAGCCCCGTTCGGTGCGGCTGGCGGGCTGGGCCGCCCCGCGATGGGCGTTGATCTCGCGTTGCACGCGGTTCAGGAACGCGCCCGCGAAGTTGACGAGCTGCACTTCTATGCTGCTGATCATGCCCAGAAAGATGTTGTAGCCCACGGTGGCGGGAATGGCCACGAACAGGCCGATGGCCGTGGCGATGAGCGCTTCGGAAATGCCGGGGGCCACGGTGGCGAGCGAGGCGCTCTTCATCTGGCCGATGGCGTGGAAGGAGTACATGATGCCCCACACCGTGCCGAACAGGCCGATGAACGGCGCGGTGTTGGCGGCGGTGGCCAGGAACGACAGCGAGGCGGAAAGGCGGGTCATTTCGTTGCCCACGCCCTGGCGCAGCGAACGGCGCACGTTGTCGGCCACCACGTCGCCCGAGCTGCCCGCCTCTTTCAGGCGGTTGAACTCGGCCACGCCCTGCTGGGCCACGTGGTACAGGGGCGAGGCGGCATCGCCGCCCAGCGACTGCACGGCCTCGCGCAGGTCGCGGGCCTTCTGGAAGCGGTCCAGGCCGTCGGCGGCCTTGCGCTGCGCGGCCTTCAGGGCAAACCATTTCTGGAACATCAACGTCCAGCTGCCGATGGACATGAGAACCAGAAGGACGAGGATGAACTTGGCCACCAGGGTGGCCTGGGCAAGAATCGAAAGAATATCCATGACGTTGGGTGTCTCCACCGGGTGTTGAGTTGTACCGTGCGGCTGGCGGGGCGCGGCTGGCCGTGGCGGGCCGGGCATGATCGTTGTCGGCCCGGCTCCATCTGGTCCGGCCGCGTCCGATTGCGCCGACCATGTTGCGCCGACCGTGTCGTGCCACGCCGTTTCGTGGGCGCGTCCGGCACCCCGCCCTCCATTTAGTCGTCTCGGGACAATGATGCAATGGGATTCAGGGGCTCCGGCGCGAAAAGGAGCGCACTTTCCGGGGGGCGGCCGCGAAGCGGCGCGGGGCGCGGCTTGCCGGGGCCCGTGCCAGCGGGGTGGCGGTAACGGTCCGTGCGCATGCGCACCGCGCGCGGGCCGCATTCAGGGGCATGGCGTGGAAGGGGAACCGCCCGCCGCATCGGCCACGACCGGTTGTGCAAGCGGACACCCGCCTGCCGCATGGGCGGCTGCACATTGTTGCAAGTGGGCCCGGCCCCGGCTACACTGCCCCGCGTATCAAAACCGGCATGCCGCCGGGCATATTTCCCTGTCACGCCTTCTCCGTCAGGAGTATCCATGCACCCCACCCATGCAGCCTGCCTGCCGACGGCGCAGCGTCGCAGGTGCCGCCTTGCGCGCACGATCCTTCTTGCCCTGATGCTGGGCGCAGCCCTGTCCGTGCCCGTGCTGGCCGCCGAGGTGGGCACGCCGGACGCCGGTGCCCCGGGGGGCATGGCCGCCGGTACGCCCTCGCCCGCGTCGGCGGACGCCCTTGGCAGGGGTGGCGAGTACGACATGCGCCGCGCCGTTGAATCCGCCCTGCGCGACAACCAGGGCGTGGTATCCGCCCGCGCCGGACGCGACGCGGCGGAAGAGGGGCGCAAGTCGGCGCGCGGGGCGTTCGGCCCGGCCGTGTCCACCTCTTACGGTTACAACCGCCTGAACGAGAAACCCCGTTCCATGTCGCGCGAACTGGACGACGACACCTACACCTGGACCGTGGGAGTCAGCCAGCCGCTGTTCACCGGGCTGCGGCTGCTGTCCACCTATCAGAAGGCCGCGCTGGAAACCGAGCGCCAGTCCCTGACGCTGGACAAGTCGCGTCTGGACCTTGCCGCGCAGGTGCAGGAGGCCTTTCTGGCCCACCTGAAGTCGGGCGAGAACGTGCGCAGCGCGCGCGACGCCCTGAGCCGCCTGCGCGAACAGGCCAAGGTGACCCGCGCCTTCTACGACGTGGGCCTGCGCCCGCGCCTGGACGTGTTGCAGGCCGAGGTGGACGTGACCAACGCCGAATCGCTGCTGATCACCGCGGAAAACAACCACGCCACCCAGCGTGCCCGGCTGAACACCCTGCTCACCCTGCCCGTGGACAGCGACACCGCCTACGTGGGCACGCTGGTGCCCGTGGGCTTCGACATGACGCTCGAACAGTGCCTGGAACGCGCCTACCGCAACCGGCCCGACGTGCGCATCGCGGGCAAGGCCGTGGAAATCGCGGGCAAGGACGTGCGCATCGCGGACAGCGGGCTGTATCCGCAGGTGTCGGCCAACTTCAACTGGGCCACCGAAGGCGACCACCCCGAAGCTTCGGGCAGCACCCTGAGCCCCACCGGGTTCAGCCAGTGGTCCACCGGGCTGAAGGCCGAGTGGAGCGTGTTCGAGTGGGGCAGGACGTGGTATTCCGGCCAGCAGGCCCGCCAGGTGGAAACCCAGGTCCGTGCCGAAGAGGCCAACCTGCGCCACGAGGTCGCCTACGAGGTGCAATCGCGCCTGCTGACCCTGACCGATTCCTCCAAGCGCATCGCGGTGGCCACCAAGGGGCTGACCCAGGCCGAGGAGGCCTATCGCGTGGCCGTGGCCCGCTATCAGGCCCAGGTGGGCACCAATACCGACGTG
This genomic window from Nitratidesulfovibrio sp. SRB-5 contains:
- the tolQ gene encoding protein TolQ, giving the protein MDILSILAQATLVAKFILVLLVLMSIGSWTLMFQKWFALKAAQRKAADGLDRFQKARDLREAVQSLGGDAASPLYHVAQQGVAEFNRLKEAGSSGDVVADNVRRSLRQGVGNEMTRLSASLSFLATAANTAPFIGLFGTVWGIMYSFHAIGQMKSASLATVAPGISEALIATAIGLFVAIPATVGYNIFLGMISSIEVQLVNFAGAFLNRVQREINAHRGAAQPASRTERG
- a CDS encoding TolC family protein, with the translated sequence MHPTHAACLPTAQRRRCRLARTILLALMLGAALSVPVLAAEVGTPDAGAPGGMAAGTPSPASADALGRGGEYDMRRAVESALRDNQGVVSARAGRDAAEEGRKSARGAFGPAVSTSYGYNRLNEKPRSMSRELDDDTYTWTVGVSQPLFTGLRLLSTYQKAALETERQSLTLDKSRLDLAAQVQEAFLAHLKSGENVRSARDALSRLREQAKVTRAFYDVGLRPRLDVLQAEVDVTNAESLLITAENNHATQRARLNTLLTLPVDSDTAYVGTLVPVGFDMTLEQCLERAYRNRPDVRIAGKAVEIAGKDVRIADSGLYPQVSANFNWATEGDHPEASGSTLSPTGFSQWSTGLKAEWSVFEWGRTWYSGQQARQVETQVRAEEANLRHEVAYEVQSRLLTLTDSSKRIAVATKGLTQAEEAYRVAVARYQAQVGTNTDVLDAQAKLTAAEAALTGAKAEYLDALSKLWAAMGELKPSLTDG
- the pal gene encoding peptidoglycan-associated lipoprotein Pal translates to MNTAKRFGLVLTLALVLATGFGCAKKQVAATPESAGAPMAAEDDSARRAQLEALARAQQIITDAKVYFDFDKFDLKAESKEVLKQKADVLKKFPSIRVLVEGHCDERGTQEYNLALGERRARAAYEYLVMSGVNAGQLEMISYGEERPAVEGHNEAAWSKNRRGEFKIIK
- the tolA gene encoding cell envelope integrity protein TolA gives rise to the protein MRYSSFLLSLSLHCAIVLLVFFWPSSPPVRLDMPVVQVDLVSLGAPGGPKAPPAPAPGPAQPQAAPAPAPTASSPKAAPVATPEVQEKPAPKAEPKPEPKPEPKPEPKPEPKPEPKPEPKPEPKPDAKAISEKKDEKQTKPEPLKDVSKNATAAAPAKPAAPAKDDKPAPKAPDPKDVLKQALADVQTKTGGAPEQGKTRAGVTSGAAGAKDVANALSALQATVKGGGGGGAAGGGDGSGGEGSGGVGIAGVYTMQVMQIVRSHWEFPALANRENLMVRVRVKVAPNGQIQDFSVEQSSGRADFDSSTLKALGKTGILPPPPSAEFQDLVLVFNLQEMMGRR
- the tolR gene encoding protein TolR; this translates as MGASVGNKGGFVAEINVTPFVDVMLVLLIIFMVTAPMMTEGLEVDLPQTRTVQVLPADSDHLLLTVRKDGVMYLDEYKVTIEELEGYLQRLVKEKNKLLFLQADKAVPYGVVVDVMGHIKAAGIEKLGVVAEREDPKKK
- a CDS encoding energy transducer TonB, with the protein product MPDHAPAACPIALSAIACPAACPFASRYASPVALIALFIVACVLLLSPARAAGAEPAGASASAPGPAYAQQVMMMVRDHWEFPALTSPQPLTVRVRARVTPNGQIWDFNVEQSSGQADFDASALKALGKVGMLPPPPGPEYQDLLLTFNLQEMIGKR
- the tolB gene encoding Tol-Pal system beta propeller repeat protein TolB, with product MRQHHAIHRLMAAVCLIACCALAAPALAAGPVQIDIYGPGQGSLNLALADPLGPTPGTPVTGQGVKLNEIIRENLSFLPFLRLTDPKAILGGSVLQSYKAPDIDFKRFQIAGTDLVVTAGWPQGDAPGKPFVELRVYEAYSGKLVFGKGYYDIQETQLPDVADRFCSDLMKALTGRGEFFKSTLAFVKSGGKNKKDVWLSKPTGRDLRQITNLPGEAMSPSWSPDARFIVFSHMDDRTHALGVWDRLTRQTQRIKFPGNTVIGPTFMPDNKVAVSLSTGKNPGIFLLSHVFQKERALEDSASIDVSPSFDATGTKMAFCSSRLGGPQIFLKDLTTGQVTRISRSGNYNTAPSISPDGTLIAFARMTDFGHRIFVYDMVTQSERQVTFGPGTDETPSFAPDSYFLAFTSTRSGAKQIYLITRHGGDAKRVPTGAGDASFPDWGMIPD